The following coding sequences are from one Prochlorococcus sp. MIT 1314 window:
- a CDS encoding urease subunit gamma: MHLSPQEKDKLLIFSAALLAERRLNRGLKLNYPETIAFLSFQVLEGARDGKSVSQLMSEGTTWLSKSQVMEGIPEMVDEVQIEAVFPDGTKLVTIHNPIN; this comes from the coding sequence ATGCATCTTTCACCTCAAGAAAAGGATAAATTATTAATTTTTTCAGCTGCACTTTTAGCTGAAAGAAGACTTAATCGAGGTCTGAAGCTTAATTATCCTGAAACGATTGCTTTTTTAAGTTTTCAAGTTCTTGAAGGGGCAAGAGATGGCAAAAGTGTAAGTCAATTAATGTCTGAAGGAACTACTTGGCTTTCTAAATCACAAGTTATGGAGGGCATTCCTGAAATGGTTGATGAGGTTCAAATAGAAGCAGTTTTTCCTGATGGGACTAAATTAGTTACTATTCACAATCCGATTAATTAG
- a CDS encoding urease accessory protein UreD, whose product MIKTSWEGNCFLNFFNNNASLGNVDKTIFKSKSTSPYKLLKSTNDQEGRCILPILHTAGGLVGGDLLEFEANLEKNSKVLLTTSSAQKVYGSVGRSKINPEGVFSKQKNHITIHDNSHLEYLPQETIIFANGLYDQKFKVCISETSSFLFTDLIRLGRSSSGEAIENGVFRSKLEILRNNDLYDDWEYVDQIELSKASYEAKSGMDYMPVFGSLIWICEKDFSKSKINNLVENIKNIFKESVSQLSIGILENGISVRFLGSSSQDARKCFFCIWKQIRSICGFCEPRYQGVWPLQDSMNY is encoded by the coding sequence ATGATTAAAACTTCATGGGAAGGTAATTGTTTCTTAAATTTTTTTAATAATAATGCAAGTTTGGGAAATGTTGATAAAACAATCTTTAAATCTAAATCAACTTCTCCTTATAAATTATTGAAGTCTACTAATGATCAAGAAGGCCGATGCATTTTACCTATTCTTCATACAGCAGGTGGATTGGTTGGAGGAGATTTGCTTGAATTTGAAGCAAATCTTGAGAAAAACTCTAAGGTTTTGTTAACCACTTCTTCAGCTCAGAAAGTATACGGATCGGTAGGCAGATCTAAAATTAATCCAGAGGGAGTTTTTTCTAAGCAAAAAAATCATATAACCATTCATGATAATTCTCATTTGGAATATCTCCCTCAAGAGACAATTATTTTTGCAAATGGTCTTTATGATCAGAAGTTTAAAGTATGTATTTCAGAAACTTCAAGTTTTTTATTTACTGATTTAATAAGACTTGGAAGATCTTCTTCTGGAGAAGCCATTGAAAATGGAGTTTTTAGATCCAAATTAGAAATTTTAAGAAACAACGATTTATATGATGATTGGGAATATGTTGATCAAATTGAATTATCTAAAGCGAGTTATGAAGCAAAGTCTGGCATGGATTATATGCCTGTCTTTGGATCCTTAATTTGGATTTGCGAAAAAGATTTTTCCAAATCAAAAATCAATAATTTAGTAGAAAACATAAAAAATATTTTTAAAGAAAGTGTAAGTCAATTATCTATAGGAATTCTTGAAAATGGTATTTCTGTACGATTCTTAGGGAGTTCTTCTCAAGATGCTAGGAAATGTTTTTTTTGTATTTGGAAACAAATTAGGTCTATTTGTGGATTTTGTGAGCCAAGATATCAAGGTGTATGGCCTTTACAAGATTCTATGAATTATTAA
- a CDS encoding glycosyl transferase, with product MDFQQGLITTIHEYGVTSDLLIELNKSLKKRSTSILIPCLFEEFERTALKDIREVLKNLTGLNELVIALSAKTVDQVKAAKSFFDSMPFPVHVQWTNSPYVIELLKNQEKNGLELLGTPGKGWAVWQGIGVATRKSDVVALFDADIRTFSPLYPSKMILPLLDQSYGISYVKAFYSRLSLETNQLQGRATRLFVGPLLASLEQLVGKGPFLHYLQSFRYPLAGEFAFTKDLAMNLRIPCDWGLEIGLLSEVYRNVRTSKIAQVDLGLFDHKHKNIGDSSKEGLQKMCTEILSSVLRGLMEHQAETLTSTQLATLEVLYKRVGEDRVKQFGLDSAVNQLPYDRHEEELSVQKFAKLLRPATEDYLASPTTQQLPSWSRVLSCENKLQDDLAIAGSKDIKTSEKELIKNF from the coding sequence ATGGACTTTCAACAAGGTTTAATCACAACAATACATGAATATGGAGTAACTAGCGATTTACTTATAGAATTAAACAAAAGTCTCAAAAAAAGATCAACTAGCATTCTAATACCTTGCTTATTTGAAGAATTTGAACGCACAGCATTAAAAGATATAAGAGAAGTTTTAAAAAACCTTACAGGCTTAAATGAATTAGTTATAGCTCTCTCTGCAAAAACTGTTGATCAAGTTAAAGCGGCTAAATCATTTTTTGACTCAATGCCATTCCCAGTTCACGTTCAATGGACTAATTCTCCTTACGTAATAGAGCTGTTAAAAAACCAAGAAAAAAATGGGTTGGAACTTTTAGGAACTCCTGGTAAAGGGTGGGCTGTATGGCAAGGCATAGGAGTCGCAACTAGAAAATCAGACGTTGTTGCTCTTTTTGACGCTGATATAAGAACTTTTAGTCCTTTGTATCCTTCAAAAATGATACTTCCACTTCTAGATCAATCGTATGGAATATCTTATGTAAAAGCTTTTTACAGTAGGTTATCTTTAGAAACAAATCAATTACAAGGTAGGGCAACAAGATTATTTGTGGGTCCCTTATTAGCAAGTCTTGAGCAGTTAGTCGGGAAAGGGCCCTTTTTACACTATCTACAATCATTTAGATATCCATTAGCAGGTGAGTTTGCTTTTACTAAAGACCTTGCCATGAATTTAAGAATACCTTGTGACTGGGGTTTAGAAATAGGTTTATTATCAGAGGTTTATAGAAACGTAAGGACCTCCAAAATAGCGCAAGTTGACCTAGGTTTATTTGACCATAAACATAAGAATATTGGTGATTCTTCTAAAGAAGGATTGCAAAAAATGTGTACAGAAATACTTTCAAGTGTTTTAAGAGGTCTTATGGAACATCAGGCCGAGACCTTAACTAGCACTCAACTAGCAACTTTAGAAGTTCTTTACAAAAGAGTTGGAGAAGATCGAGTAAAACAATTTGGATTAGATTCAGCGGTTAATCAACTTCCATACGATAGGCATGAAGAAGAGCTATCAGTACAAAAATTTGCAAAACTATTAAGACCTGCTACAGAAGATTATCTAGCTTCCCCTACTACACAGCAGTTACCAAGTTGGTCAAGAGTTCTATCTTGTGAGAACAAACTCCAGGATGATTTAGCTATTGCTGGTTCAAAAGATATAAAGACAAGCGAAAAAGAATTAATTAAAAACTTCTAA
- a CDS encoding urease subunit beta: protein MSKLIPGEIITEQDEIELNLGKEVKTVTVSNSGDRPVQVGSHYHFFEANKALIFHREVTLGMRLDIPAGTAIRFEPGDTTDVKLIPYLGLRKVYGFNSLVNGSLDT, encoded by the coding sequence ATGAGTAAATTAATTCCTGGCGAAATAATTACTGAACAAGATGAAATCGAATTAAATCTTGGTAAGGAAGTCAAAACAGTAACAGTTTCGAATTCTGGAGATAGACCAGTGCAGGTTGGATCTCATTATCACTTTTTTGAAGCTAATAAGGCGTTAATTTTTCACCGAGAAGTAACACTTGGTATGCGTCTTGACATTCCTGCAGGAACAGCAATTAGATTTGAACCAGGAGATACAACAGATGTCAAATTAATTCCATATTTAGGTTTAAGAAAAGTATATGGTTTCAATTCATTAGTTAACGGTTCTTTAGATACTTAA
- the ureE gene encoding urease accessory protein UreE — protein sequence MRINKQIVVTDWIKDKPGLGSFLKLTLSADERRILRGKRITDCDQEVFLQLPRKGKLNDGDILSTNESNFYVEIIAKKENLIEIRSDSNFELIRTAYHLGNRHVEVEIDKEILLTKSDYVIEDMLNNFNVDITNTKKKFFPETGAHYHE from the coding sequence ATGAGAATAAACAAACAAATTGTTGTAACTGATTGGATTAAGGATAAACCTGGATTAGGTTCATTTTTAAAACTTACTTTAAGTGCTGATGAAAGACGAATCTTACGAGGCAAAAGAATAACTGATTGCGATCAAGAAGTATTTTTACAATTACCTAGAAAAGGCAAATTAAATGATGGAGATATACTTTCAACGAATGAGTCCAACTTTTATGTAGAGATAATTGCAAAAAAAGAAAATTTAATCGAAATACGTTCAGATTCTAATTTTGAACTTATTAGAACTGCATATCATTTAGGCAATAGACACGTAGAAGTAGAAATTGATAAAGAAATTCTTTTAACAAAAAGTGATTACGTTATTGAGGATATGCTTAATAATTTTAATGTTGACATAACAAATACAAAGAAAAAATTTTTTCCTGAAACAGGAGCTCATTACCATGAATGA
- a CDS encoding ABC transporter permease subunit, which translates to MELLLDSLFNGVAIGSVLLVAALGLAIVFGLMGVINLAHGELMMLGAYTTYVTQLIFKLPILKPYYNSYIIVSIFFAFIVSGVVGILLEKTIIRKLYGSPLETLLATWGVSLILQQFVRSVPLAYGTGLIISLIIGLFLPTIFPSKIKESINFKYFKFSSWIFAGLSGALTGGVISSSISKLSRASARNVDVTAPAWMRGQVEIIGTAFPKTRLMIIVITLISVIAITLFLNQSAWGMRIRAVTQNRQMSDCLGISTEKVDVITFGIGSGLAGVAGVAVSLLGSVGPNVGGNYIVGCFMVVVLGGVGNLLGTVLASFGIGIMTDLIGAGRLLSIWPDLPLPLSNTINFFATTSMARVMIFALIVIFLQFKPTGLFPQKGRMVEN; encoded by the coding sequence TTGGAGTTACTTCTAGATAGTCTTTTTAATGGTGTAGCAATCGGATCTGTACTACTTGTTGCTGCTTTAGGACTAGCAATTGTTTTTGGGCTTATGGGTGTAATAAATCTAGCCCATGGTGAACTTATGATGCTTGGAGCCTACACAACATACGTTACACAATTAATTTTCAAATTACCCATCTTAAAACCTTACTATAATTCCTATATCATAGTTTCAATTTTCTTTGCTTTCATAGTTAGTGGTGTAGTAGGTATTCTATTAGAAAAAACAATAATAAGAAAGCTTTATGGAAGTCCATTAGAAACACTTCTTGCTACATGGGGTGTAAGCTTAATTCTTCAACAATTTGTTAGAAGTGTGCCATTAGCCTATGGGACAGGTTTAATTATAAGTTTAATAATTGGTTTATTTTTACCAACAATATTCCCTTCAAAAATAAAAGAATCAATCAATTTCAAATATTTTAAATTTAGTTCTTGGATTTTTGCTGGTTTAAGTGGTGCTCTGACTGGTGGTGTAATCTCATCTTCTATAAGCAAACTTAGTAGAGCAAGTGCTCGTAATGTTGATGTAACAGCACCTGCATGGATGAGAGGTCAAGTAGAAATTATTGGCACTGCATTTCCTAAAACAAGACTAATGATAATTGTGATTACATTAATCTCTGTAATAGCAATTACATTATTTCTAAATCAAAGTGCATGGGGGATGCGTATAAGAGCAGTAACTCAGAATCGTCAAATGAGCGATTGCCTAGGAATATCGACTGAAAAAGTGGATGTAATTACATTTGGAATAGGATCTGGCTTGGCAGGAGTTGCTGGAGTGGCAGTATCACTTTTAGGTTCTGTGGGGCCAAATGTTGGAGGAAATTACATAGTTGGTTGTTTTATGGTTGTAGTGCTTGGAGGAGTAGGTAATTTATTAGGAACTGTACTTGCTTCCTTTGGAATAGGAATCATGACAGATTTAATAGGAGCTGGAAGGCTCTTATCAATATGGCCAGACTTGCCTTTGCCTCTTTCAAACACAATCAACTTTTTTGCGACAACAAGTATGGCAAGAGTAATGATATTTGCATTAATAGTTATATTTTTACAATTTAAACCTACAGGTTTATT
- the ureC gene encoding urease subunit alpha, translating into MSYKIDRKTYAQTYGPTIGDRVRLADTELFIEVEKDLTIYGDEVKFGGGKVIRDGMGQSQATREDGAVDTVITNALIVDWWGIIKADVGLKDGKIFEIGKAGNPDIQDKVNIVIGASTEVIAGEGHILTAGSIDTHIHFICPQQIETALASGITTMLGGGTGPATGTNATTCTPGSFHISRMLQSAEAFPMNLGFFGKGNSTNERNLIDQVEAGACGLKLHEDWGTTPSTINSCLNVADKFDVQVCIHTDTLNEAGFVEDTINAIAGRTIHTFHTEGAGGGHAPDIIKICGEKNVLPSSTNPTRPYTRNTLEEHLDMLMVCHHLDSKIPEDIAFAESRIRRETIAAEDILHDLGAFSIIASDSQAMGRVGEVITRTFQTAHKMKVQRGPLAQDSDRNDNYRVKRYISKVTINPAIAHGINKYVGSIEKGKIADLVLWKPSFFGVKPELVVKGGSIVWSQMGDANASIPTPGPVHGRPMFANFGQSLIKSSFTFLSKNSIDQDIPKKLGLQKNCIAVENTRNINKSHLKLNSKLPNISVDPQTYEVFSDGELLTCEPLDEVPMAQRYFLL; encoded by the coding sequence ATGTCCTATAAAATTGACAGAAAAACTTATGCTCAAACTTATGGACCCACAATTGGGGATAGAGTAAGGCTTGCTGATACGGAACTATTTATAGAAGTAGAGAAGGATTTAACTATTTACGGAGATGAAGTTAAATTTGGCGGAGGTAAGGTTATTCGAGATGGGATGGGACAGTCTCAAGCGACTAGAGAAGATGGGGCTGTAGATACTGTAATAACTAATGCTTTGATTGTAGACTGGTGGGGAATAATTAAGGCCGATGTTGGTTTAAAGGATGGAAAGATTTTTGAAATAGGCAAAGCAGGTAATCCTGATATTCAAGATAAAGTAAATATTGTTATTGGTGCCTCCACAGAAGTAATAGCAGGAGAGGGGCATATTCTTACTGCTGGATCAATAGATACCCATATACATTTTATATGCCCCCAACAAATTGAGACAGCATTAGCTTCAGGAATTACAACTATGCTGGGAGGAGGAACTGGACCTGCAACAGGCACAAATGCAACTACCTGTACTCCTGGTTCTTTTCATATTTCTCGAATGCTTCAATCTGCAGAAGCATTCCCCATGAATTTAGGATTTTTTGGTAAAGGAAATTCAACAAACGAGAGGAATCTTATTGATCAAGTTGAAGCTGGTGCATGCGGATTGAAGCTGCATGAGGATTGGGGAACGACTCCATCCACAATAAATTCTTGTCTTAATGTTGCAGATAAGTTTGATGTTCAAGTTTGTATTCACACTGATACTTTAAATGAGGCAGGCTTTGTTGAAGATACCATCAATGCTATTGCAGGACGAACAATTCATACTTTTCATACAGAAGGAGCAGGTGGAGGTCATGCACCAGATATTATTAAAATTTGTGGAGAAAAAAATGTTCTTCCAAGTAGTACTAATCCAACAAGACCCTATACGAGAAATACATTAGAGGAACATCTTGATATGCTAATGGTTTGTCATCATTTAGATTCTAAAATTCCAGAAGATATTGCATTCGCTGAATCAAGGATCAGAAGAGAGACTATTGCGGCGGAAGATATCCTACATGATTTAGGTGCCTTCTCAATTATCGCTAGTGACTCTCAAGCTATGGGGAGAGTAGGTGAAGTAATAACAAGAACTTTTCAAACTGCTCATAAAATGAAAGTACAAAGAGGTCCGTTAGCTCAGGATTCTGATAGGAACGATAATTACAGAGTAAAAAGATATATTTCCAAGGTTACAATTAATCCTGCAATAGCCCATGGTATTAATAAGTATGTTGGGTCTATAGAAAAGGGAAAAATTGCAGATTTGGTATTGTGGAAACCTTCATTTTTTGGGGTTAAGCCCGAATTAGTTGTTAAAGGAGGTTCGATAGTTTGGTCCCAAATGGGTGATGCAAATGCTTCAATTCCAACCCCAGGTCCTGTACATGGGAGACCTATGTTTGCAAATTTTGGACAATCCCTCATTAAGAGTTCCTTCACTTTTTTAAGTAAAAATTCAATAGATCAAGATATTCCTAAAAAGTTAGGATTACAAAAGAATTGTATCGCTGTAGAAAATACAAGAAATATCAATAAATCACATTTAAAACTTAATAGTAAACTGCCAAATATTTCAGTTGATCCTCAAACTTACGAAGTTTTTTCCGATGGAGAACTTCTTACTTGTGAACCCCTTGATGAAGTCCCAATGGCTCAGAGGTACTTTTTGCTTTAG
- a CDS encoding urease accessory protein UreF has protein sequence MNESHLLKYLLISPNLPVGGFCYSEGFESFFDSKNIKEPEYVKDLITNELLIGQIRLDARLLLDFFEIFNEIKNKKNIKNNLQKLLSLDKWILSSKDSAEIREQQFQMSESLFNLTKEFGFEYLFEKNKKNSWSLAWSWACYSFEITKLEMVENFLYAWSANQLSATLRLIPMGSTKAQLIQKDLLEIISTVSKEIMDKEIDDIYFGNVGLAMAQQNHKDLYTKLFRN, from the coding sequence ATGAATGAAAGTCACTTATTAAAGTATTTATTAATAAGTCCTAATTTACCCGTTGGAGGATTTTGTTATTCTGAGGGATTTGAAAGTTTTTTTGATAGCAAAAATATAAAAGAACCTGAGTATGTTAAAGATCTTATTACGAATGAATTATTAATTGGCCAGATTAGACTTGATGCAAGACTATTATTAGATTTTTTTGAAATTTTCAATGAAATAAAAAACAAAAAAAATATAAAAAATAATTTGCAAAAGTTATTAAGTTTGGATAAATGGATCCTCTCAAGTAAGGATTCTGCCGAAATAAGAGAACAACAATTTCAAATGTCAGAATCTCTTTTTAATTTAACAAAAGAATTTGGATTTGAATATCTCTTTGAAAAAAACAAAAAAAATTCTTGGTCTTTAGCATGGAGTTGGGCCTGTTATTCTTTTGAAATTACGAAATTGGAGATGGTAGAGAATTTTTTATATGCATGGAGTGCCAATCAACTAAGTGCAACTTTAAGGCTTATTCCTATGGGTTCAACAAAAGCACAATTAATTCAAAAAGATTTACTAGAAATAATTTCTACAGTTTCTAAGGAAATTATGGACAAAGAAATTGATGACATCTATTTTGGCAATGTAGGTTTAGCTATGGCACAACAAAATCATAAAGACCTATATACAAAACTTTTTAGAAATTAA
- the urtA gene encoding urea ABC transporter substrate-binding protein, whose amino-acid sequence MRISRRILAGLATASLAVTATSCGGGGTSGSFDDTVTVGILHSLSGTMAISESTLVDTEKMAIEEINAAGGVTVGGKSYKIEYIVEDGASDWPTFAEKSKKLIDQDGVPVVFGGWTSASRKAMLPVYESKDAFLYYPIQYEAQECSNNIFYTGATPNQQSEPATDFMYKRSPAAGGDFFLVGSDYVFPRTSNTITKAQVKQLGGKVVGEDYLPLGNTEVAPIISKIKKALPEGGIIINTLNGDQNVAFFKQIQDAGITPSSGYYVMNYSIAEEEISTIGPEFLEGHYGAWNYMMSIDTPASKKFAKSFKKRWGADRVVADPQESAYNMVYLWKQAVEDAGTFDDNAVREALVGQTFDAPQGPVEVMPNHHLSQTVRIGEINAEGGFTILEETGVVLPQAWNQKHPSSKGYACDWTDPSKGEKYKL is encoded by the coding sequence ATGAGAATTTCAAGGCGTATTTTGGCAGGATTAGCTACTGCCTCACTCGCGGTCACAGCAACTTCGTGTGGTGGAGGTGGAACCTCCGGAAGTTTCGATGACACTGTAACCGTTGGTATTTTGCATTCGTTATCTGGAACAATGGCGATTTCCGAATCAACTCTTGTTGACACTGAAAAAATGGCTATTGAAGAGATAAATGCTGCCGGCGGAGTAACAGTTGGCGGTAAAAGCTACAAGATTGAGTACATAGTTGAAGATGGAGCCTCTGACTGGCCGACTTTTGCTGAAAAATCCAAGAAACTTATAGACCAAGATGGTGTGCCTGTCGTATTTGGTGGTTGGACATCTGCAAGTAGAAAAGCAATGTTACCAGTCTACGAATCAAAGGATGCATTCCTTTACTACCCAATTCAATATGAAGCCCAGGAATGTTCTAACAACATTTTCTACACAGGAGCCACACCAAATCAACAGTCAGAACCTGCTACAGATTTCATGTATAAACGTTCTCCAGCGGCCGGTGGAGATTTCTTCCTTGTAGGTTCAGATTATGTATTCCCAAGAACTTCCAACACAATTACAAAAGCTCAGGTAAAACAGCTAGGCGGTAAAGTTGTTGGAGAAGATTACCTTCCATTAGGAAATACTGAAGTCGCTCCAATTATCTCAAAAATCAAAAAAGCTTTGCCTGAAGGTGGAATTATCATTAACACACTTAATGGTGACCAAAACGTTGCATTCTTTAAACAGATCCAAGACGCAGGAATTACTCCTTCAAGTGGCTACTACGTAATGAATTATTCTATTGCGGAAGAAGAGATTAGTACTATTGGTCCTGAATTCCTTGAAGGTCACTATGGTGCATGGAACTACATGATGTCAATTGATACTCCTGCATCTAAAAAATTTGCTAAAAGTTTCAAGAAAAGATGGGGAGCTGATCGTGTTGTAGCTGACCCTCAAGAATCAGCATATAATATGGTTTATCTATGGAAACAGGCAGTTGAAGATGCTGGAACATTCGACGACAACGCAGTAAGGGAGGCATTAGTTGGACAAACGTTTGATGCCCCACAAGGACCTGTTGAAGTTATGCCAAATCACCACCTCTCTCAAACAGTAAGAATTGGAGAAATCAATGCAGAAGGTGGATTTACAATTCTTGAAGAGACAGGAGTTGTTCTTCCTCAAGCATGGAACCAAAAGCATCCAAGCTCGAAAGGATATGCATGTGATTGGACAGATCCTTCAAAAGGAGAAAAGTATAAGCTTTAA
- the ureG gene encoding urease accessory protein UreG, with product MSSKLRVGVAGPVGSGKTALVETLCLSLKKNYEIAVVTNDIYTKEDANFLINKKVLEEGRIIGVETGGCPHTAIREDCSLNKNAVVDLENKYNPLDFIFVESGGDNLAASFSPELVDLSIYVIDVSAGDKIPRKGGPGITRSDLLIINKIDLANMVGADLNIMKSDTELMRKGKPWFFTNLSNGKGVEEVTQFLKLQIPNHRD from the coding sequence ATGAGTAGTAAATTGAGAGTAGGAGTTGCTGGGCCTGTCGGTTCAGGGAAAACTGCATTAGTAGAGACTCTATGCTTAAGTCTCAAAAAAAATTATGAGATAGCAGTTGTTACTAATGATATCTACACTAAGGAAGATGCTAACTTTCTTATAAATAAAAAAGTTTTAGAAGAAGGAAGAATTATTGGTGTAGAAACAGGTGGTTGTCCTCATACAGCAATAAGAGAGGATTGTTCCTTGAATAAAAATGCAGTAGTTGATTTAGAAAATAAATATAATCCCTTAGATTTTATTTTTGTAGAAAGTGGAGGCGATAATTTAGCTGCTAGTTTTAGTCCAGAACTTGTAGATTTATCAATTTATGTAATTGATGTATCTGCAGGAGACAAAATCCCTAGGAAAGGTGGACCCGGAATAACTAGATCAGATTTGTTAATAATAAACAAAATTGACTTAGCAAATATGGTTGGTGCAGATTTAAATATTATGAAAAGTGATACAGAATTAATGAGAAAGGGAAAACCCTGGTTTTTTACGAACCTAAGTAACGGCAAAGGCGTTGAAGAAGTAACGCAATTTTTAAAATTGCAAATACCTAATCATCGAGACTAG
- a CDS encoding sugar phosphorylase, with translation MKQIDSEKKLDRLKLYKLLKTIYSNNTTEEINFISNQLLQILDDFSEKYAYEEISKKERWNQSHSVLITYADSIYKNGEATLITLRELLSKHFGSLSKVVHILPFLKSTSDGGFAVSSYDSLEEKFGCWDDLKSISKNHFLMADLVLNHVSSSHPWVQQFIKSKEPGISNVFSPEQNLDWSNVVRPRSSSLFSLINTEDGPKQVWTTFGPDQIDLNWHNPKMTLEFLNLIITYLSNGIKWFRLDAVGFIWKESGTTCLHLPKAHSIVKILRLLLNNLLEDGVLITETNVPQKENLSYLIPEDEAHMAYNFPLPPLLLEAIITSRADILNSWIFDWPKLPDDTTLFNFTASHDGVGLRALEGLMNQQRINNLLINCEKRGGLVSHRRLSNGDDKPYELNISWWSAMEDSSRDSNRFQFERFILTQLLVMALKGIPAFYLPALLASENDIKSFSMTGQRRDLNREKFKQDNLLSVLNNPESYANKNLKYLRNAMDLRSELKQFHPCSEMKCLSKGRSDIVVLKRGKGPDSVFAIHNMTENKINYQLNDIDLPEIKDNHFNMRDFLTSTKYNWKNISLDPFQVIWLGVI, from the coding sequence GTGAAGCAAATTGATTCAGAGAAAAAATTAGATAGATTAAAACTTTATAAATTGTTGAAAACAATTTATTCAAATAATACTACAGAAGAAATTAATTTTATTTCAAATCAATTATTACAGATTTTAGATGATTTCTCAGAGAAATATGCTTATGAAGAAATAAGTAAAAAAGAAAGGTGGAATCAATCTCATTCGGTTTTAATAACTTATGCAGATAGTATTTATAAAAATGGGGAGGCAACATTAATTACTCTTCGAGAATTGTTAAGTAAACATTTTGGCAGCCTTTCGAAAGTTGTACATATTCTTCCTTTTTTGAAATCGACAAGCGATGGGGGTTTTGCAGTCTCAAGTTATGATTCCCTAGAAGAAAAATTTGGCTGTTGGGATGATCTCAAAAGTATTTCTAAAAATCATTTTTTAATGGCTGATTTAGTACTAAACCATGTTTCATCATCTCACCCATGGGTTCAACAATTTATTAAATCCAAAGAACCAGGAATATCAAATGTTTTTTCACCAGAACAAAATCTTGACTGGTCAAATGTTGTTAGACCAAGAAGTTCATCATTGTTTTCTCTAATAAATACTGAAGATGGTCCTAAACAAGTTTGGACAACTTTTGGTCCAGATCAAATAGATTTGAATTGGCATAATCCAAAAATGACTCTTGAGTTCTTAAATTTAATTATTACTTATTTATCTAATGGAATTAAATGGTTTAGGCTTGATGCTGTAGGTTTTATTTGGAAGGAATCTGGAACAACATGCTTGCATTTGCCAAAAGCACATTCAATTGTAAAAATTTTAAGACTATTATTAAATAATCTTCTTGAAGATGGAGTTTTAATAACAGAAACTAATGTTCCTCAGAAAGAAAATTTATCTTATCTTATTCCAGAAGATGAAGCACATATGGCTTATAATTTTCCGTTACCTCCTCTCCTCTTGGAGGCGATTATCACTTCAAGAGCTGATATTTTAAACTCATGGATTTTTGATTGGCCAAAATTACCTGACGATACTACTCTTTTTAATTTCACTGCATCACATGATGGTGTTGGGTTAAGAGCTCTGGAAGGTCTAATGAATCAGCAGAGAATTAATAATTTATTAATTAATTGTGAGAAAAGAGGAGGACTAGTAAGTCATAGACGTTTATCAAATGGTGATGATAAACCTTATGAATTGAATATTAGTTGGTGGAGCGCAATGGAAGACTCGAGTAGAGATTCTAATAGATTCCAGTTTGAGAGATTTATCTTGACTCAATTATTAGTAATGGCCCTGAAAGGTATACCTGCCTTTTATTTGCCAGCATTACTTGCTTCAGAAAATGATATCAAAAGTTTTTCTATGACAGGTCAAAGAAGAGACCTGAATAGAGAAAAATTTAAACAAGACAATCTTTTATCTGTTTTAAATAATCCAGAATCTTATGCTAATAAAAACCTAAAATATCTTCGTAATGCTATGGATCTCAGGTCAGAACTAAAGCAATTTCATCCTTGTTCAGAAATGAAATGTTTGTCTAAAGGTAGAAGCGATATTGTTGTCTTAAAAAGAGGTAAAGGTCCTGATTCTGTTTTTGCAATCCATAATATGACAGAAAACAAGATTAATTATCAATTGAATGATATTGATTTACCAGAAATAAAAGATAATCATTTTAATATGCGAGATTTTTTAACATCCACTAAATACAATTGGAAAAATATTAGTCTTGACCCTTTTCAAGTTATTTGGCTAGGTGTTATTTAA